The following are from one region of the Candidatus Hydrogenedentota bacterium genome:
- a CDS encoding arabinose isomerase — MTREAPAVKTVRVGLFGIGLDTYWPQFPGLHDRLCGYLERIHGRLAAAGAEVVDAGLVDSVPKAREAASLFRREEADILFLYISTYALSSTVLPVVQRAGVPVVVLNLQPSAALDYAAFNALGDRGLMTGEWLANCQACSAPEIACVFNRAGIDYHLVTGTLDDPEAWREIGAWLDAARAANGMRENRVGVLGHYYCGMLDVYSDMTQQAAVFGCHFELLEMCRLRELRDAVTDAEVAAKLAQFRGEFEVAPECSAAELARAAKTSCALDALAARHGLGAMAYYYEGAPGNEYENIVTSVIAGNSLLTAHGVPVAGECEVKNVQAMKILDLLGAGGSFSEFYLMDFADDVVLLGHDGPGHMAIADGPVKLVPLPIYHGKPGQGLSIEMKVKNGPVTLLSVVQDGAGRLKLLVAEGESVPGPILHIGNTNSRYRFPIGAKNFVNAWSAAGPAHHCAIGIGHVADTLEKLASLWKIECVRVC, encoded by the coding sequence ATGACCCGTGAGGCCCCCGCTGTGAAGACCGTCCGCGTCGGCCTGTTTGGCATTGGACTGGACACGTACTGGCCCCAGTTCCCGGGGCTGCATGACCGGCTCTGCGGCTATCTGGAACGCATCCACGGCCGGCTGGCGGCGGCGGGCGCGGAGGTGGTGGACGCCGGGCTGGTGGACAGCGTGCCGAAGGCGCGGGAGGCGGCGTCGCTGTTCCGCCGGGAGGAGGCGGACATCCTCTTCCTCTACATCTCAACCTACGCCCTGAGCTCGACGGTGCTGCCGGTGGTGCAGCGGGCGGGGGTGCCGGTGGTGGTGCTGAACCTCCAGCCCTCGGCGGCGCTGGACTACGCGGCGTTCAACGCCCTGGGCGACCGGGGCCTCATGACGGGCGAGTGGCTGGCAAACTGCCAGGCCTGCTCGGCGCCCGAGATCGCCTGCGTCTTCAACCGCGCGGGGATTGACTACCACCTGGTCACGGGCACGCTGGACGACCCGGAGGCGTGGCGCGAGATCGGCGCGTGGCTGGACGCGGCGCGGGCGGCCAACGGCATGCGGGAGAACCGGGTGGGCGTGCTCGGCCACTACTACTGCGGCATGCTGGACGTGTACAGCGACATGACGCAGCAGGCGGCGGTGTTCGGGTGCCACTTCGAGCTGCTGGAGATGTGCCGGCTGCGGGAGCTGCGCGACGCGGTGACGGACGCGGAGGTGGCGGCCAAGCTGGCGCAGTTCCGCGGCGAGTTCGAGGTGGCGCCGGAGTGCTCCGCCGCGGAGCTGGCGCGCGCGGCGAAGACCTCGTGCGCCCTGGACGCGCTGGCGGCGCGCCACGGCCTCGGCGCGATGGCCTACTACTACGAGGGCGCGCCGGGCAACGAGTACGAGAACATCGTGACGTCGGTCATCGCGGGGAACTCGCTGCTCACGGCGCACGGGGTGCCCGTGGCGGGCGAGTGCGAGGTGAAGAACGTCCAGGCGATGAAGATTCTGGACCTCCTCGGCGCGGGGGGCTCGTTCTCGGAGTTCTACCTCATGGACTTCGCGGACGACGTGGTGCTGCTGGGCCACGACGGACCCGGCCACATGGCCATCGCCGACGGCCCGGTGAAGCTGGTGCCCCTGCCCATCTACCACGGCAAGCCGGGGCAGGGCCTCTCCATCGAGATGAAGGTGAAGAACGGCCCCGTGACCCTGCTCAGCGTGGTGCAGGACGGCGCGGGCCGCCTGAAGCTCCTCGTCGCCGAGGGCGAGTCCGTGCCCGGGCCGATCCTCCACATCGGCAACACCAACAGCCGCTACCGTTTCCCCATCGGCGCGAAAAACTTCGTGAACGCGTGGTCCGCCGCCGGGCCCGCCCACCACTGCGCCATCGGGATCGGCCACGTGGCGGACACGCTGGAAAAGCTCGCCTCCCTGTGGAAGATCGAGTGCGTGCGGGTCTGCTAG